In Mercenaria mercenaria strain notata unplaced genomic scaffold, MADL_Memer_1 contig_2044, whole genome shotgun sequence, the sequence AGGTTTTTAGCATTCAGCAACAGATGTTATACAATGGCAACATATGTAACACAATTTGCAAACGATTTGTTTCAACATATGAAACAAACTGACACCAAATTATATACAACATGAAAATGCGGTAATATCCATCAACATACGCAACAAAATGTATTATTGAGCGTATTAAAAGTTTTCGTAATTTTCATCATAATCATGATTGTTATCATCAGATAATCATCAAAATCATCTTTACCATAAACACAGTAATGATATTTCTCTGCTGTATTCACCATCATAATtgtcatcatcataatcatcatgtTGTGATTCATCTGACTGTAATTATTACAGGTGAAGTTATATCTTATTTGTTTAAGCAtcaatttctgaaatgtttttgatttgACGATGAGAACCTTAGAATCCTATtgaaaaagtaaatttatatatGATTATCATAAGAAAAAGAAACTCGATAAAGATTATTCTGTGATGGTATGTTTGAATCATTTCAGCAATTAATCTTTAGAAGCAATAtccctttaatatttttaaattcataaGGAATCGATCGGTGAAAACCGGATCGATACCTCTACGGAAACGTGCGTTTTATTTCGcacattataaaaaataaacaaagtaatGACCGTTGTGTTGCTTATATGTCATATCAAATAGAAAGTATTCCCTAGATTTAAATTTTAGATCTGCGTCTGTTTTGGCTAGTAGAATGGTGTTTAAAGATGAACCTCAACAACTGAATTAAAGCATAAGTTAAACACGAGTTTTCCATCTAGAAAGGCTAATAAACATATCAaacatatgatattttattctCGTGCAGCAAAATTGTTGTTACATTTTTAAGTCTGttttacatattatattataGTGTGTTTATATGAAGCACCTCAAATGTTTGCAATAAGTGTTACATATGTTGCCGGTTTGTAGTATATAATTCTAATTTGTAATATATAATTCTAAGTGTTACAATGCATTTATTGCTCTTTTTGTAGTCTTAACACAAGGGTATacgtttaaataatgaaataatattttaataaaagtagttatatttttatatttatatataaataccttCTGAAGTCATACTATTACACGGCATTCTGCTGGCTGGCCACTGTCGAGTGCATGATTGTTCAGCACATAGCACAGTCGATTTTTTTAACAGTGCACTCTTCGGTTTCATATCCGCGCCGATCTTTTCTGAGTAGACATCTGAAGAAGTCTTACCGTTTATCTTTGTGAAAGTATCTACAATACAGACATAGTATTTAAATCATACACTTTACAATGTAATGCATTCTTTAAATTTCGGAAAATAAAGCATGTTGTAACTCATAACATTGCCTTTCTGATTAGGTTTTATATATCAAACTTATATTCCAATGGATATTTATACCTTCCACAGATCTCTTCGATTTTGAATATATCCCTGGCTTTGCGATGCATCTTGGTAGGACCAAATCAATCCAGACTGTCACGTTTGTCTTCATGTTCGTTTGGAAAAGAAACTCCAAGTATACTACAAAATAACAGGAacaaaattaaacttcaaaagCTTAAATAGAACGTTTCTTCGTGAAAGACAGAAGTAAAATACATATATCATGAATTAATGTTTAATGcgtgataaaaaaaagaaagatattaagaaaaaatcatttctttttttgGCGTTAATTTCCATTTACAAGAGGCAAGTATCCATTTTTTTCTCTAGaacattaacatgaaaatattcatCGTGGTTACAGTATAAAGTTCTATTCACTTTGACATCAATCATTCCCGAAAATATAATCAAACCGACACGGAGCTACGAATACCTAACATATATGTCCAGTCTTCTTCAGAAAACAGCTCTTCCTTTGGGCTCATCGTTTGCCACTCTCGTTTTTGTGACGATAGTTTTCGTTTTCCTTTTACATTTCCTAAAATAAACATGGAGACTAATGACCTATATACGGTTTTAACGAGTTGAAGTGTTGTTTGTTGGCTCGTGctgtttctattttattttactgaACAATCGAGCAGGAGAAAATTAATCCTTGTAATCATTATCATATTTCAGGCTAAcgtttaaacatttcatattttgtttggcAACGTAAATAATGAACTGTAAGCATTAGAGCATAACCAAATACATACAAGGCccgtatttaaatgaaatttattttcatttttatttattgtataaaacaaataaaagcatgtacattttaaatataactAAACCATTTTTATGAGACTAAATTTCTTCTATAGATTTGAGTAAACACAAATGTCTGTATTATTCTTTTATAatataataagaaaaatatattttatccacATTTACAGttcatttaaataaatcatttgaaCTATTACATGACTGCTGATTCAACTCTACAAAACATCATTTGGAAAACTTGAAAAGTAGTATTTACTCGAAAATGGATATTTCAGAATAAACAGGTACTAACTTTACAATCTTTCATGCACCTAATATGCATCTTAACTCATTTCAATCAACGTACTGAGTCATATATCTGTGCTTTGTTTATCTCGATGATTACACAAGCAAATAGTTTTATCTAAAATTTCGTCCGAAATTTATGGCATATATTTATgaggatatttttaaaattcaggCTTTTGTTTCGGCATAGGCCTAGACCTCCTTAGGTGTACCAATAATGCAATGAAACGAGAGGGTCATAATGGCCCTACATAGCTCACCAGAGTTGGTctggcatactgacctagtttttgaccctacatgagccagtttaaaattttacctggagatcatcaagacaaacattctgacaaaatctcATAAAGATTTAGTTACAACTGTTGCCttaagagtgttcacaaacttttccgtTTACTTCGCcatgtgacctaggttttgaccacaaatgacccagattaaaacttgaccagagtttcataaagattgagtcacaactgtggcctaaaGACTAactacaagcttttcctttgatctagtctactgacctagtttttgaccccacttgaccaagtttcaaaattgacctaatgatcatcaaggcaaacattctaacaaagtttcataaatattagatcacaactgtgacctctagagtgttcacaagcttttcctttgatctggcctactaacctagtttttaaccctatatgacccagattcaaaattatcctaaaaatcatcaaggcaaacattctgacaaaattgcataaaaatccagtcacaactgtggtctctagaatgttcacaagcttttcctttgatctggcctactgacctagtttttgaccccacataacccagattcaaacttgacctagagatcattaagacaaacattctgactaaaattcataaagattggatcccaaatgtgacctctagaatgttcacaagtttttcctttgatttgaccccgtaacctagtttttaaatccacATAGCCCTGATTCAAATTTTACCTATAGattattaagacaaacattctgactaattctcatgagtttcaaacttataTTGTGGTCTTTATAGagtgatctggcctagtgacctagtttttaaacccacatgacccagattaaaacttgaccttgaaatcattaagacaaacattctgacctagtttcataaagtttgaaaCATAAcggtggcctctaaagtgttcacaagtttttccttttatttgaccgggtgacctagtttttaaccccacgtgacctagattcaaacttgacctataaatcatcaagacaaacactctgacaaagTTTACTAAATATTGggccacaactgtggcctctacagtgttcacaagcttttcttttgatcttttgatctgacctactgacctagttttagacccaacattacccggtttcaaacttgacctagacatgaTCAAGACTAGCactctgaccatgtttcataacgattgagtcacaaatgtggcctctagagtgttcacaatcttttcctttgatctaaactactgacctagtttttgatcccacatgatccagtttcaaacttggcctagagatcatcaagactaacattctgaccaagtttcataaaagatTGGGTCactaatatggcctctagagtgttcacaaggcaaatgttgacgcacgacgcacgacggacgccgacggacgccggataATGACCgctcacaatagctcaccttgagcacttcgtgctctggtgagctaaaaacagtaacAAAGCTGATTCTAagtcaaatttcaaatatctgaATGTAACATCACTCGTTAGTTTTgcttatcaaataatcaaggccttcgggtGGGTTCACGTATAATTTTTCACAATTATGAGTTCACATGCACATGAATTGAACCACGAAGGCGTTGGCCCGAGTGGTTTAAATCTAAGAATCTGAAAGATGAACCGTGGTTAATTAGACAacaaatcacaagaaggccttaaTCGTTTTCTTCACATGTTTTACatgttcaatgaaatattttgataaaaatcatgtTTTGCTCATTTATCCAAGAAGTAAAGAACCGGGCGTCATGCagtaatttgacgtcataattgacgtcatattgctctcttaccggtccgcgcgtaaattgttgtttatcgcagattctaatatgactaacaatgctttaatcatcacaacgatattatgctgacgtcacgtcaacgtgatatttagcgccatgtacgcgtCAAGAAacagcgctttcaaatttcatgaaatattttacttaataacatgttttaaacgaaatgtcacaatgcacaaatgtgttgattaatttacacacatactgagttagtttttcgctttgctgaataattcgcaattattttcgcccgaactgaactctgccgccagacgtattaccatttccggtcctactattggcgccatgcttgcgcgaagaaacagttccatcatatctgatataaattttacaagaaagaacatattagaatcgacaTAATTCATAgcaaacagtgctttatcactatttatacacttggtcggttatacgtcgtccaaaataatttcactcgggttgcgccctcgtgaaattattacgcccgacgtataaccgcccatcgtgtataaatagtgataaagcactgttttgctataaatgatttcttaaataaacaaagCTTGCATTTCTTCTTCGTTTAACTCGCAGTCGAATcgaaatatgttagaattaagaaataatgagtTCCCAATCGTGTGGTTTATCGCAGAAttacccgtgttttgagttcttatacTTAAGAATATATTGCTCTGCATAAGAACAataaaactctggttattctacgataaatcacatttgggaacttgttatttcgattctaacacgacatactagtaccAACAGTGTTAGAAagaatggtaactactttttacgtcaatgctacgcacctggatcggatgacgtcactgcacgcgcatgggttatcgccTAATAACAGTTTACTGGTGTTCTTCTATGTCTAtaaaggttatttgctggtcgttttagaatatattttataagatattgttatctgtatatttgtcaatatctATGTTGACACTTGATTACAAGTACAAGAACACAGCTAGGTTATAATCTGATTTTACGCCGGTTTCTTCgtaagaaattatttatagcaaaagagtgttttagcacttatttatgcatgatgggcggttatacgtcgggcgtaataatttcactgcacgttaacgtgacgtcattctagcgtaagagtgttttaacagagaaaagcatattagaatataaaatAACTGCGGTTACACTGGtgataaataatgatgataaaggACTAATGACAAGACTTATGTTTGATGATAATTAaacttgaataataataataatattgatgatgataattatgaatAATAATGACGAAGAATAATGATGAGTGATGAAGCCTCGGTTAATATGACTTTCTATTTGTGTATAATCAGATCATATTGTATGTTTCATAAGTCAAGaaatcacgggggaggaactatACACGAGACTTGGTTATGGAGGATATCATGTAacagatttaggatgctgctGCTACAGTTTTCCCGGATAAAGTTACAGCATATGAAGGATAATAATCGCTGGTGGTGGTTTGTTGACAAAAGGAATGGTAAAGATTTATTGCTTTTTTGCAAACATGTAAATTGTATTTCAAGAACAATGGTATGTACGTCATTTTAGACATGGCTTCACATGCAAAACACAGTATATTGAAGTCTGTCGAGCGTTTTATGAAAGAATTCGaatttgttatataaattatcaaaaaggaaTTGTTGAAAagatatttcaaccatattttatgctcatttgcatcgataaaaaACCCTTTCAGACATGCGCTTATAATACaaggtagaaaaattactgtgggtctaattttccgtgattttataacattttacacTTTAGCATGATTTGTTACAGCTGTGGGGCGCtacttcggtctcggtcacaaacaatcccgcagACTTCTGCAGACGCTAATACGCAAAAAGAACGTGTATTATCTCTACAGTATTGCCGAATGTTGTGTTTTAGTGGTGATGATGATAAATAAATGACGATTATTAATGATGATGCTGTTGCTGATGATAAAAGATGAAAATGAGGATCTGTTCCCAATCGATCCCCGTAGGTTGTGTTGGAAAAGTATGGTACCAAAGCTTATTCATTCATATCAATAAGACTTTATCTAGTCCGCTAAACATATTAAGGAATAAAACAAAAGCCGTGAAAAATCAAGGTACTTTTACTTCGCTGATCGTGCACTCGACCAATGAGATACTGTTTATTAATGggtataaaataaacatttattttagataaataaacacattttctatGATTAATCTTGtatcatgtaaaacaaaatactCGTTAGATAACTGTAAGATTTAGAATTTTAGGGCAAGTATAAAATCAGAATTAAAACCTTTGGTTTTCATGTCTTCCATCGTCTTTAAAAAGTCTGATGCGGTTTCCTTGTGTTTGTAAACCACCCTGTGACTGTACTGTTCATAAAACCTCGTCCCTGAATTACACAAGAAACGTGACCAGTTTAGTAACACGTTCCAACATGTTTTCTTTGACCACACATATTGCGTTACTTTAGCACAATTtaagaaatacaaatatatatatgcaccaaagaaattcttttaatttgtacAGCTGCCATGATATCGTAAGTATTAAATAACATAGCGCCAGTGACATTGCAAAATAAGATGATTTACTGCAACTTTGTGTCAAGGAGAAAAGCAGTTAGGAAATTATTGCAAATAGTTATGCAAAAAAAGTAAACATCAAGTTggtaataataatagtaatagtgTATGAAGAACGGAGCATGACTTTAAGATCATTTTTTTGCTATGCTAATATGTCGCGAACAACATCCGTCTGCCTCGGGGATCAAATTTCCGACCTTTTGGttcatagttttgtattccaccGACAGAGTAAGGCAGGCATATAAGCAAAATACTTGAACTGATGTATGTGTTATATTAGTTATTGAATTATGTTTCATACTTTACAATTATCAAGTTATACAGAATGAGcttttaatttattatatctACC encodes:
- the LOC123557975 gene encoding uncharacterized protein LOC123557975; amino-acid sequence: MLETLKKISDGTRFYEQYSHRVVYKHKETASDFLKTMEDMKTKGNVKGKRKLSSQKREWQTMSPKEELFSEEDWTYMLVYLEFLFQTNMKTNVTVWIDLVLPRCIAKPGIYSKSKRSVEDTFTKINGKTSSDVYSEKIGADMKPKSALLKKSTVLCAEQSCTRQWPASRMPCNSMTSEEKQSLDHERSCKICYGEEACVVFLPCSHMIACENCSSMLQNCAMCRSLIRGSFVVELNITI